CACAGATTCCGACCCGCATTGAATGCTTTGATATCTCCAATACCATGGGGACTTATTCAGTGGCGTCCATGGTGGTTTGGGAACAGGGCAGAATGAAGAAGTCAGATTATCGGCGATTTCGGATTAAAACGGTGGAAGGAGCCAACGACTTTGCGAGTATGCATGAAGTGGTGAAACGCCGATATGGCGGATCGTTGGCCAACAAACCAGGGAAGATCTTGCCGGAGCCGGACCTGGTGGTGATTGATGGTGGAGCCGGACAATTAGGCGCGGCCATGGAAGCGATGGCGGCCGTTGGTCTCTCACGGGTCGCGATTTGTGGGTTAGCCAAAGCGAAGGGTGACAAAGACGAACGGATTTTTCTGCCGGGTCGGAAGACGCCCATCATACTGCCCCTGAAATCACCGGCAACACGGCTGGTCCAAACCATTCGAGATGAAGCCCATCGCTTTGCAATCACCTTTCATCGCAAGCTGCGGGGTGACGCGATGATTCCTCTTCCTTCCCTGCGTTCCGCCAAATCTTCGAAGGGGAGTTCCTAGCTGGTCCTTCCCCAGAGTACAGTGGTGGTGTCGGCTATGGTTGTCGATGCGCACCAATTCCCGCAAAATGTGATCGGGGACTTCTTTGGGAGTGTTGAATAATAAGGATGTTCAAGGGCAAATTGGCCCAGGATTAGCTTACGCATCAAAGGCTCCGGGTCAATTCAAAAAAGTCCCTCCAGCAAGGCCGCAGCCGTTTTGACGCGCGGAGCGTACGCTGAGTACGTGAGCACGGGAAAATGGCGAGAACGCCGCTGGTGGATTTTTTCAACAGACCCTCTTTGAAAACAGGTGCGGGCAGATTTCCGAACTGCTGCCTAGGAATCTTGATTGGAGCAAGTGGGTTTTTCGTTTCCTTGAAAAAAATGAGATGGCTGTGATGAGAGTAGGAGGAAAATATGTGTTTTCTTAAGGTTGTATTGTCCTGTTGTCCATTGTTCGACGAACATGAGGCGTCCCCTTCTCCGCTTTGAAATATTTAAGGTCTGTGAGGGCCTCACCGATGGATACATACATCACGTTTAACGAGGAGGTATGACGGATGCAATGCCCTCGATGTCAGGGAACCATGATCGTCGATCACTTTGTGGATTTGGCCACGAGTGGCGAGATTTGGATGCCTGGCTGGCGGTGCTTGATGTGTGGCGAAATCGTTGATCCCCTCATTGAGCATCATCGTCAACTCCAGCGTGAACATCAGGAAGTGGTTGGTGCCATTTCCGGATCAACCGCTCGTCCTCCCTCACCCCTTTCCGTAAAGTCGCGCAAGGCGAATAAGCGGTCCTTCTAACCGTTCTGTTTTTCCCTTTTCCCTGTGCATTTATGTGCGATCCTATGATCTGAACGGCCTCCTTGCGATTTGCTTGTGGGGTGGGTTTCTCTATGCTAGATTCCTCAGGATGCTGTTGAAAATGCAGCGTTTCTGATCGTCAAATCTGGAGGCAAGCACCCGCACGAGTTTCCGAATTTCTTTATCTCATTTGACACGGAAGAAGTGTTTTCCCATACCGACATTTCATCGGACCTGTGACGAGGAAGCCGGGATGTATTTGTGGCGTAATCATCGAGGCGATCACCGTATTTTCTTTTATAAGGCATAAGCATGGCGCATACGTACGATCATCGGGCTGTTGAAGCAAAGTGGCAGGCATATTGGGCTCAATCCGGAACTTTCCGGGTTCAGGAGGATTCGGACAAGCCCAAATATTATTGTTTGGAGATGTTTCCCTATCCCTCGGGCCGGATACACATGGGCCATGTGCGCGTCTATGCCATCGGGGATGTCGTGGCCCGCTATAAGACGATGCGCGGGTATAACGTGTTGCATCCAATGGGATGGGATGCTTTCGGATTGCCCGCAGAGAATGCCGCAATTGAGAAAGGGGTGCACCCCAACGTCTGGACTCAAGAAAATGTGGCCTATATGAAAGGGCAACTCCAGCGGATGGGTCTGTCTTATGATTGGGATCGGGAGGTGAATACGTCTCAGCCTGAATATTATCGCTGGAATCAGTGGATCTTTGTGAAAATGGTTGAGCGTGGATTGGCGTATCGAAAACGCTCGGCAGTAAATTGGTGTCTTTCTTGTGAGACTGTCTTGGCCAATGAACAGGTCTTGGAGAAAGAAGGAAAAGACGGAGGGGTGTGCTGGCGATGCGAGTCGGTCGTTATTCAAAAAGAATTGGAGCAGTGGTTCTTTCGTATTACATCCTATGCACAGGAATTGTTGGACGGCTGTGAAAGGTTGGGGACCTGGCCGGCTCGTGTGCTGGCCATGCAGCGGCATTGGATCGGGCGGAGCGAGGGAGTGGAGCTGGATTTTCCCTTAGCGGAGACCGTAGCCGGGCTACAGGCGATCCGGGTGTTTACCACCAGACCGGATACCATTCATGGCGCGACCTTCATGAGCCTTGCTCCGGAATCGCCCCTGGTCGAACAATTGATAGCCGGAATACCTGAGGCCGCCGGTGTTCGAGAGTTTGTGACTCGCGTGTCTAGGGTGGACAAAGCGACGCGTACGGCCGCGGACAGGGCAAAAGAAGGCGTGTTTACCGGCGCCTACGCCATCAATCCGTTTACCAAGGAACGTATTCCGATTTGGGTGGCCAATTTTGTGTTGTATGAATATGGGACGGGGGCGATTATGGCCGTTCCCGCGCATGACCAGCGAGATTTTGAATTCGCGAAAACCTATGACATCCCCGTTCGGCTGGTGATTCAAGACCCGGAAGGCCGACTGGGCACTGAAGCCCTGGAATCGGCGTATGAAGAACAGGATGCCGCCGGACTCCTGGTGAACTCGGGGAATTTTTCCGGCATGTCCGTGTCGCAGGCCAAACAGGCCATCGGCGAATATGTGGAAACACAGGGATGGGGAAAGCGAACCATCAATTTCCGGTTACGAGATTGGGGCATCTCCAGGCAACGCTATTGGGGGACGCCCATTCCGATGTTGTATTGTGATCGCTGTGGCATTGTCCCGGTTCCCGAAGGCGACCTGCCGGTGCTGCTGCCTGACGATGTGCCGTTCACCGGAAAAGGTGGGTCTCCGCTTAAGGAATCTCCGTCGTTTTCACAAACCACGTGTCCTACATGTGGCGGTCCGGCACGCCGGGAAACCGATACCATGGATACCTTTGTGGATTCGTCCTGGTATTTCCTTCGTTATTGCTCGCCAAAAGACACTACACAAGCGGTGAATCCCCAAGCCGCACACCATTGGATGGCGGTAGACCAATATGTCGGCGGAATCGAGCATGCGGTGTTGCATCTCTTGTATGCGCGCTTTTTTACCAAAGTCTTACGGGACCTGGGTCTCACAACGGCTGATGAACCCTTCATCCATTTGCTCACCCAGGGCATGGTGACCAAAGAAACCTACTGGTGCGAAGAGCATCGATGGATGCTTCCCACCGAAATCAAAAAAGAGGGCGAGCGGCGGGTCTGTATTCACTGTGGGCGGAGTATTGTGACAGGCCGTACTGAGAAGATGTCCAAGTCTAAAAAGAATATCGCTTCCCCTGAGGACTTGTGCGATCGCTATGGGGCGGACACGGCCAGAATGTTTTCGTTGTTTGCCGCACCACCGGAAAAGGATTTGGAATGGAGCGATACCGGGGTGGAAGGGTGCTATCGGTTTCTCAACCGGGTCTGGCGGTTGGTGCAGGATCTTCTTCCGGTCGTGAATGGGGTGGCTTCCAATCAGGGGTCCGGCGAGTCGGTGCTTCTCCCTCAATTGCAGCGGGCGACGCATCAGACGATTAAAAAGGTCACAGAAGATTTTGAGCGGGGGTTTCAATTTAACACGGCCATTGCGGCTCTTATGGAATTTGTGAATGAGTTGTATAAGTTCTGGAAAGAATTTCCTGGGGAGACCTTAACTGCCGGCGAGCGAGCCGGGTGGCAAACCACGCTGGAAACGTTAGTGGTGTTGCTGGCACCCTTTGCTCCGCACGTGACTGAGGAGTTGTGGGAACTCTTAGGAAAGCGCCCGGGGATGAGCCGGCAGGCGTGGCCGGACTTTGATCCCGTTCTGGTGGCCAGCGCCGAATGGACGATTCCTCTACAAGTGAATGGCAAACTTCGGAGTAAGATCGTAGTTCCAGCCGGTTCGACAAAGGAGCAGATCATTGCCGGCGCTCAGGCGGATCCTAAATTGGTGGAATGGTTACAAGGCAAGGTCGCTCGCAAAATTATCTATGTGGAACAAAAGCTGGTGAATTTTGTCATCTAACTCAGGCCCACCGGGTTGGCTCCTTCAGCGGGTGAGATTCCTGATGAGCGGATGGGGCATCTTGCTGTGTCTGACTGCTGGATGTGGGTATCAATTCACGGTTGAGGGGCCGGGGCCGGTCATCGGGGGGAGTGCCGACCACGTGGCGCAAGGCCCGCCGGTTCGTCTGGTCCTTCCTGTGCTTAAAAATAACAGCTTTGAACCAAACCTGGAATTCAAATACACCAGGTACCTTCGCCAGGCCTTCCAATCGGTCGGAACCGCCGAATTTGTCGATGATGCCTCGGCCGAATTTGTGATGGAAGGCGCGATTCTATCGGTCGGGCTTTCCTCATTAGCCTTTACTCGCACGCAGACACAAGAAAGCCGGGTTATGGTGAAAGTGTTGTTGAAGGTGAAGGATCGGAAAACTAAGAAAGTCCGATGGTCTCAAATCGGAACCGGTACAGCCGAATTTTTTGTGAATGCTACATCCACGTCGGATGCCGAGAGGGGATTGCAATTTAACCGGGTTTTGCAGGACCGGGCGATTGAACAAGCGGGGCAACAAGTGGCTGCCGATTTAGCCGATCAATTTTTGGGGGCCAGGGAGCAGGGGGTTTTTGACAGTAATAGAAAGGCGACCATCCCGGATCCGGAATCGGGTGGTGGTGAATCCCCCGAGATCTCAGCGCCTTACGGAGATCTCATCACTCCAGGGGCTCAATTGCCTTGATTACCTGAATGGTTTGGCAGGATTGTCTGCTTCTTGAGGCGTATTCACCGTGAAAGTTCATGAACTTCAAAGTCAGATCAACCGGCATGGGTTATCCCCTCTGTATTTGGTGATTGGGGAAGAACCCTATTTTCGCGATCAGGCCTTGAGCATGCTTCGTGCGGCAGGTCAGGAAAAGGATGCTTCAACGTCATCGGACCATTCAACGGCCCATGATTCCTCTCAGATGTTTCATGTCGATGTCGTCTATGGCGATGAAACCGATGCGTCCGAGATATTAGCCATTTCGGAAGAGGCCTCGTTTTTTTCATCGAGACGACTCCTCATCATAAAATGGGCAGATAAACTCTCTGCTCGAGATGGGGAAGCTCTCATGCCCTATTTTCAGGCTCCCAATGAAACGACGACGATGGTCATCACTGCAGGAAAATTAGACGGGCGGACGAAATGGGTGCAAGAGCTTAAAAAGCGGGGGACGGTGGTGGAATGCGCCCCCCTATTTGAAGGGCAAAGAGCAGGGTGGGTCACGCAGCGAGCGCGGGAGTTAGACTTGCAGTTGGAAGACAGTGCCCTCGAGATATTGAAGGATCAGGTTGCCGAAGGGTTGTATGGGACCGCCGGTGAATTAGAAAAATTGGTGGCATTTATGCCGGAAGGCCATCGAGTTCGGGCACAAGACGTGGAAACGGTCAGAGGAAAACCGCCGGGTATTTCGGTATTTGATTGGTCGGAAGCCGTTGCGCGAGGGGATCAGGGGCGGGCATTGGATATCGTGGCCAAAAATTTAGAAACCGGCGAAGCACCCTTACGTATGTTGGGTGCCTTTCTGTGGCAGATGCGGAAGATCTGGAAAACGCACGAGTTGATGCAGGAAGGATATGATGCGGGACAGGCCGCACGCCAAGCAGGTATTCCTCCGTTTCGTGCGCGGGAATTTATCCAGCAGGTGCAGCGGTGGAAGCAATCCCACCTCCGTGGAGCATGGGAATTATTCGCTCAAGCTGATTCGGCTCTTAAAGGAGGGCGGGCATCACGTCCGAAGCTCATCCTGGATGACCTGGTCATCCAACTCTGCCGGGCCACCAAAGCCGGTCAAGGCAACAAGGTCTTAGGTGGCCGCATGAAATCTCACAAGGCGTGAGAACCCGTAACCCTTTTTACCGTATTATTTGGGTGAGACTGCGTTGACCCGGGATGCGAGACGGGAAACCCAACGAGAGGCGGTGTTCCGATGAAGCGTGCCTTTGGTTACGGCTTTATGCAGCTCAGAGGTCGCTTCACGCAAAGAAGCCTTAGCCTCGTCGCCCTTGTTCTCTTTGACCGCTCCATGAACTTTCTTGATAAAGGTTCTGACGCGTCGCATGATAGACCGATTGCGTTCTTGTCGCTTCAGAGTTTGACGAGCTGCCTTGATTGCCGATTGATGCCGATTTGCCATATTTTCCTCCAGAAAAAATCGAAGTGTGTTTTCTAACACAACTTTATGAAAGTGGTCAATTGAACGCGGGGTAAATTGTTGGATGCTTAAAAGGCTTTATGCCCTTGAAATATGAGGTTCTCTCGAACAATTAGGTCAACGATCCTCGATGGTCGCGATCGGTATGTGGCTTGCGACACCTATGGCCCTCTGATAAGATTGCCCTCTTCTTCCGCTCGAAACTCCCATGTGATGGTGGGTGTAGCTCAGTTGGTTAGAGCGCCGGATTGTGGATCCGGAGGTCGCGGGTTCAATTCCCGTCACTCACCCCATTTTTCTTCTTTCCTTTCAATGCCTTGACCGTTTTTCCCCGTTGGGGTTCACCAGGGGTGCAACTGTCGCCCTCTGGTGGCCCTACCAAGCGGTCCACTTCCAGCACCGCATTTCGTTCCAATTTCTTAATCCAGTGGCCATAGGTATCCACCGTCAATTGGA
Above is a window of Candidatus Nitrospira neomarina DNA encoding:
- the rpsT gene encoding 30S ribosomal protein S20 — encoded protein: MANRHQSAIKAARQTLKRQERNRSIMRRVRTFIKKVHGAVKENKGDEAKASLREATSELHKAVTKGTLHRNTASRWVSRLASRVNAVSPK
- the holA gene encoding DNA polymerase III subunit delta, with the translated sequence MKVHELQSQINRHGLSPLYLVIGEEPYFRDQALSMLRAAGQEKDASTSSDHSTAHDSSQMFHVDVVYGDETDASEILAISEEASFFSSRRLLIIKWADKLSARDGEALMPYFQAPNETTTMVITAGKLDGRTKWVQELKKRGTVVECAPLFEGQRAGWVTQRARELDLQLEDSALEILKDQVAEGLYGTAGELEKLVAFMPEGHRVRAQDVETVRGKPPGISVFDWSEAVARGDQGRALDIVAKNLETGEAPLRMLGAFLWQMRKIWKTHELMQEGYDAGQAARQAGIPPFRAREFIQQVQRWKQSHLRGAWELFAQADSALKGGRASRPKLILDDLVIQLCRATKAGQGNKVLGGRMKSHKA
- the leuS gene encoding leucine--tRNA ligase; translated protein: MAHTYDHRAVEAKWQAYWAQSGTFRVQEDSDKPKYYCLEMFPYPSGRIHMGHVRVYAIGDVVARYKTMRGYNVLHPMGWDAFGLPAENAAIEKGVHPNVWTQENVAYMKGQLQRMGLSYDWDREVNTSQPEYYRWNQWIFVKMVERGLAYRKRSAVNWCLSCETVLANEQVLEKEGKDGGVCWRCESVVIQKELEQWFFRITSYAQELLDGCERLGTWPARVLAMQRHWIGRSEGVELDFPLAETVAGLQAIRVFTTRPDTIHGATFMSLAPESPLVEQLIAGIPEAAGVREFVTRVSRVDKATRTAADRAKEGVFTGAYAINPFTKERIPIWVANFVLYEYGTGAIMAVPAHDQRDFEFAKTYDIPVRLVIQDPEGRLGTEALESAYEEQDAAGLLVNSGNFSGMSVSQAKQAIGEYVETQGWGKRTINFRLRDWGISRQRYWGTPIPMLYCDRCGIVPVPEGDLPVLLPDDVPFTGKGGSPLKESPSFSQTTCPTCGGPARRETDTMDTFVDSSWYFLRYCSPKDTTQAVNPQAAHHWMAVDQYVGGIEHAVLHLLYARFFTKVLRDLGLTTADEPFIHLLTQGMVTKETYWCEEHRWMLPTEIKKEGERRVCIHCGRSIVTGRTEKMSKSKKNIASPEDLCDRYGADTARMFSLFAAPPEKDLEWSDTGVEGCYRFLNRVWRLVQDLLPVVNGVASNQGSGESVLLPQLQRATHQTIKKVTEDFERGFQFNTAIAALMEFVNELYKFWKEFPGETLTAGERAGWQTTLETLVVLLAPFAPHVTEELWELLGKRPGMSRQAWPDFDPVLVASAEWTIPLQVNGKLRSKIVVPAGSTKEQIIAGAQADPKLVEWLQGKVARKIIYVEQKLVNFVI
- the lptE gene encoding LPS assembly lipoprotein LptE is translated as MSGWGILLCLTAGCGYQFTVEGPGPVIGGSADHVAQGPPVRLVLPVLKNNSFEPNLEFKYTRYLRQAFQSVGTAEFVDDASAEFVMEGAILSVGLSSLAFTRTQTQESRVMVKVLLKVKDRKTKKVRWSQIGTGTAEFFVNATSTSDAERGLQFNRVLQDRAIEQAGQQVAADLADQFLGAREQGVFDSNRKATIPDPESGGGESPEISAPYGDLITPGAQLP